A window from Pseudomonas campi encodes these proteins:
- a CDS encoding response regulator transcription factor translates to MIRVLVAEDHTIVREGIKQLIGLAKDLLVVGEACNGEQLLETLRHTPCEVVLLDISMPGVNGLEAIPRIRALSNPPAVLVLSMHDEAQMAARALKIGAAGYATKDSDPALLLTAIRKVAAGGRYIDPDLADRMVFEVGLTDSRPPHAQLSEREFSVFERLVQGEGVNEIALHLSISSKTVSTHKARLMQKLGSHSVADLVKYAMEHKLL, encoded by the coding sequence GTGATTCGAGTACTGGTAGCCGAAGACCACACCATCGTCCGCGAGGGCATCAAGCAACTGATCGGCCTGGCCAAGGACCTGCTGGTGGTGGGTGAGGCCTGCAACGGCGAGCAACTGCTGGAGACCCTGCGTCACACGCCCTGCGAAGTGGTGCTGCTGGATATCTCCATGCCCGGGGTCAACGGCCTGGAGGCGATTCCGCGGATCCGCGCGCTGAGCAATCCGCCGGCGGTGCTGGTGCTGTCCATGCACGACGAGGCGCAGATGGCCGCCCGCGCGCTGAAGATCGGCGCGGCCGGTTATGCGACCAAGGACAGCGACCCGGCGCTGCTGCTCACCGCCATCCGCAAGGTCGCCGCGGGTGGCCGCTACATCGACCCGGACCTGGCCGACCGCATGGTCTTCGAGGTCGGCCTGACCGATTCGCGGCCGCCCCATGCGCAGCTCTCCGAGCGCGAGTTCTCGGTGTTCGAGCGGCTGGTGCAGGGTGAGGGGGTCAACGAGATTGCCCTGCACCTGTCGATCAGCAGCAAGACCGTCAGCACCCACAAGGCGCGCCTGATGCAGAAGCTCGGCAG